TATTGTTTACTAATCATAATTCGGCCAGTCCTTAAGCCAGTAGCCCTATTAGGATGATGTTGTCTACTGAGCATAACTCGGCCAGTCCTTAAGCTAGCCGCCCTGTTAGGATGATGTTGTTCGATTACATTCTGCATAATCTGTTCTGATATGTATTATACTGTATGTATCTTGATTGGTCATTAAATCGTCTATATTTTAAGTCGTCCACCTTTATGTCTGCCTCGGTCATTAAACTGCTCTGTGATGTTCTGTGTAGCCTTGAGACATTCGTCCGAGGAATGACATCGTGCCTTAGTCATGTTGGAAATTTGCTCGAGAGATAATATAATGCCTCATGCTTCCTGAAAATACCTATGGTAATCTATGCTTTAGTGGAATTCCGTCCGGGCGATAATATGAGGATAAGCACTGTAGACCTGATTATCCTTTTACCAAATCGAGCATATAATAAGCTACCCAAAGAAACCCCGCTTCATACTGAGGGATTTAGTCAATATATTAGGCTTTATTCCGGCCGATCCAAAGGTCGACCGACCTCAATCTTGGTCGCCTTAATGATCTGACCATCCTTAAAACATTCAACTTCCTGATTCGTTCGGCTTAAGGACTAACTGCCCCAGATTGTGACTTGGCCGAGATATATAGACTCAGTCTGGTTGAATTAAAGAACTTTATTGCTGGACAATTAATCAAAGGCAAATGAGGGAATGCTTTCCTTTCTCAAAGGTAATTACTACATCATCTTAACTTTAATTATCCTGTTATCTTGACTTTAACTTTCATGTCACATCCTCCTGAGTCTACTCGTCATAACCCTATATCAACAATTAAGCCCATAGAGTAGTGATAAAATCCAACCAAACCAGCCGCTCATGTTCAATAGTATTGATTGCAGCTATGTGATGGCATTCTATGCCAAAATTTTTGTGGGATTAATCTGACGAGGAGAATGTGATCAATGAAGGAGTTAGAGTAAGCAGCAACGATGAGTGTGCGTTTTTCCAAGAAGAACCGATTGCTGTTGCTTAATCAATGGAGACGTGAAGAAGAGGCTCTGCTTTATTGAGTggtgaacaaaaaataaaaaccagatagaaatagtgattaaaGAAGCAATTAAAATCTTATGGATCGCGATTGAGCGATATGTAGCTCGAGGTCGATACGGGGGCAACGCAACGTAATTAACTAATTCTGGCGGTAGGCTATGTATCGGGCGAGGTGATAGAGTGGCGCGGCACGGGCGGCGTCGAAGACGGCGAGCTCTCCCTCAGCCTTGCGCACGAGCGTCTGCGCGAAGTCCCGGGCGCCGTCGAGGCCGAGCAGCTTGGGGTAGGTGGTCTTGTCGCTGGCTAGGTCCTTCCCGGCGGTCTTTCCCAGCTCCTCCGACGTCTTCGTCACGTCCAGGATGTCGTCCACCACCTGGAACAACAGCCCCACGCAGCGCGCGTAGCTCCGGACCCGCGCGACTTCCTCCTCATCGCCGCCGCCCACGATGGCTCCGCAGACGGCCGCCGCCTCCAGCAGCCTCGCCGTCTTGTGGATGTGGATGTACTCGAGCACGTCCTTGTCCACCACTTTTCCCTCGCACGAAATGTCCACAATCTGACGTCGGCCGTGAAACAGAGATGAGGTGAATTCCAtgaaaaccaattgattgattagagaagcttaattttttttagatttcaaTTGATGAATACCTGGCCGGCCACAAGACCCTCAGAGCCCACGCAGTTCCCGAGCTCAACTATGGAGCGGACGACGCGCTCCGGCGCCACTCCGAAAGTGCTGGTGGCGACGTGCTCAAAGGCGAACGACAGAAGGGCGTCTCCGGCGAGGACGGCGGTGTCTTCGCCGAAGAGGACGTGGTTTGTGGGCTGTCCGCGGCGGAGGTCGTCGTTGTCCATGCAGGGGAGGTCGTCATGGATGAGCGACATGGTGTGGATCATCTCGGAGGCGCAGGCCACAGGCATCGCGGCCTTCTCATCTCCGCCGACGAGCTCACAGGAGGCGATGGCAAGGAGAGGGCGGACGCGCTTTCCGCCGGCGAGGAGTGAGTGACGCATGGAGCGGTGGATCACCTCCGGGTGGCGGAGGGGGACAGCCAGGTCCAAGGCCTCGTTCACCTTGCGAGCCTTCTCCTCCATGTACTCCTTGAGGTTGAACTGCTCCACCACGAGGCCG
The genomic region above belongs to Zingiber officinale cultivar Zhangliang chromosome 11A, Zo_v1.1, whole genome shotgun sequence and contains:
- the LOC122032394 gene encoding geranylgeranyl pyrophosphate synthase 7, chloroplastic-like, with protein sequence MRPPNANLQFVHRKSLPTRSRARSRRRQQRFPCSTLQCFAMAYATAACVYGTNLAAKPVSARRAAGPAARRPMVAVVRCVSTRQETAGLVVEQFNLKEYMEEKARKVNEALDLAVPLRHPEVIHRSMRHSLLAGGKRVRPLLAIASCELVGGDEKAAMPVACASEMIHTMSLIHDDLPCMDNDDLRRGQPTNHVLFGEDTAVLAGDALLSFAFEHVATSTFGVAPERVVRSIVELGNCVGSEGLVAGQIVDISCEGKVVDKDVLEYIHIHKTARLLEAAAVCGAIVGGGDEEEVARVRSYARCVGLLFQVVDDILDVTKTSEELGKTAGKDLASDKTTYPKLLGLDGARDFAQTLVRKAEGELAVFDAARAAPLYHLARYIAYRQN